From the genome of Bos indicus x Bos taurus breed Angus x Brahman F1 hybrid chromosome 19, Bos_hybrid_MaternalHap_v2.0, whole genome shotgun sequence:
GAGCTGCTCAGGGTATGAGCACGGGCTTGCTTTTGCTCATGCTATTTCTTCCGCCTGCATTCCCGCTCCCCAGTAACACCACACATCCAAATCCTCTCCATCCTTCAATGGCGGGCTCCAATTCCACCTCTTCTGTGAAGCCCACCAAGGTTCCCCCACTGGAATGGTCATAATCCCTAGCATCGTCTGAACATTTACCTCATGTCAGGAGCTATGCAAGCTCAAGTCCAGACCTCAgtctctctctgctccccaggGACATTAGGGCACCAGCTCTCCTtggtcttcccaccctctccttcttgactgtatctttttctttcctgtcttgaAGAAATCCTGTTTATCTCACCCAGTTGTAAGCTCCCCACTTCCCACAGGACCAAATCCAGATTCCATTTTGTGACAGGTGGCACCCTCCTGATCTGGCCTCTCTCCACTTCTGCAGCCGCTTCTCACACCACACCTGCATGGTGGTCTGTGCTCCAGATCCTCATCTGTACAACATCCTAATGACAATCCCTGCCTCATAGGAGTGGTAGAGGATAAAATGCTTTAACAGCTGGCAGCTCAGGTCACCGAACTCAGGACATCAACACCAAGGCAACAATGGGAGGGAAAGGGAGCAACATACAGAAAGACTTCTGGGATTTCTAGGAAGTTCAAGTTCTGAAACCCAGGAGCTACCTTGAATCATAATCAAGGGACTCATTGTCGGCTGTAAGTACGGCCTTGGTCGGGGGGAAGGGCAGAGGCTTTGAGATGTGTCCTGCCCCTGACACCcccatttttcaaaaaaacagTTGTCTGTGCAGCAATGATTCAGGACCATGGAGAGAGGCACACATGTAGCTTCTTGGATATGAGAGGTGAGGAGGAAAGGTGAAAGATGTTTTTTCTGTTACACTGAACCCAATCGCACTTCTTTATCCACAGAGTGATCAGTCATACATGCCTTCAAGCATGAGGGGTGCCATTAAGGAGACACCCTGGAAATGGCCAGACAGATCAGAGCAGACCTAGTTGTGGCTGCTTTGTGGTGTAAGGCACTTTATACATTCTATCCAATGTAAATATCACAAATATTCTGTTAATCTTGGTTTCcagatctgtaaaatgaagggaaagTAATTGCCTCTAAGtatgtttcactttcatgcattggagaaggaaatggcaacccactccagtgttcttgcctggagaatcccagggatggaggagcctggtgggctgcctgatggggtcgcacagtgtcggacacgactgaagcgacttagcagcagcagcagcagcagcatgcagcccttccttttttttttttttggccataccacatggcaTGCAAATCTTAGTgctcccaccagggatcgaatgtgtgccccttgcagtggaagcacagagtcctaaccactggaccgccagggaagtctggagcCCTGCTTCTACATGAGAAGTTCTCCACTGCTAGCTGGCCCTCATTTCTGAAGTTCCTCCCCACCCCTATGAGTTACCAAATGAAGGATCCATAAGAaaaccctcattttttttttttttgagtaaatttCCAGCTGCTCTCCATCCCTGTCAGTTGCATCATCTTCCTCTTATACAAAACAGCTCAAGTTGAAggcacaataataataattgcagTAACGGTTGTAATGACTGAATTAATAGATCGTTTGTGATCGCAGGGGTTGTGGGAATGGTGAGTGAGAAAACAATTTATGAACTCAGGTCAATATATCAGTGAGGAAAGACGCTGAAAACAAGTGTGAGTGTGGGGAAAGGATGGTGGGGGCCGGGAGGATGGGGTGAAGAGGATGCTGAGGACGGAGGCTACAGAGCTCAGGAAAGAGCTTCCTCCACCCATGAGGCTCAGGCCAAGGCCCAGCAGACCTCAGGAGAAGAGACAAGATGTGCCAGGGTCCAGggcccgtggttaagactctgtgcttcaactgcagggggcgtgggttcagtccccacttgcggaactaagatcccacaagctgcacggcgcggtcaaaaacaaacagaaaggatGTGCCAGGATTGATCAGCTACCAGCCCTTCCACAGAGATCAAGCATCTCccagcttcttcttcttcttcttctttttttttttttttgatgttattcAAGCATATTGTTTTATTCCAAGCTTTCTGGTTTGTGTTAAGATGATTCATGGACTTTTAGAGCTGAAAGAGATTTTCAAGTTCCCCTAGAataattcattttacagatgaaggaaacaAGCTAAAGAGGCAATCTGTAACTTGACCTCTGATAGCTGGGCTTCATTCAAGTATGTTTACCACTGAACTGTATCATCTTAGCTCAACAGATGGtacctttttttaaacaaatgatgaaGCTGCATTGGCATATCATGGTCACTCAAAGTTCATAGTGAgccttagggttcactcttggtactAAACATTTTATAGGTCTAGACAAATGTGTAATAATGTATATCTGTCATTACAGTATCATACATAATATTTTCACTGTTCTCAAAAtcttttatgttttgtctttGTGTCTCTCCTAACCATGCATCACCCCTGGCAGCCACTATTCTGTCTCTGTAGTTTcgtcttttccagaatatcacgTAGTTGGGATCACAGACCTGTAATCTTTTTATATTGACTTGTTTCCCATAGTGATAAGCATTTAGGGGTCCTCAGTGTCTTTTCACGActgataactcatttctttttagctctGAAAAGTGTATCACAGTTTATTCACCTACTGagagacatcttggttgcttctgctgctgctgctaagtcgcttcggtcatgttcgactctgtgcaaccccatagacagtagcccaccaggctcccctgtccctgggattctccaggcaagaaccctggagtgggttgccatttccttctccatctcccagctTCTGAAACCCAAAAGGTGTGCTTCTCCGTGCCTTCTCTACATCATTCTCTCTGCAAACGTGCAATTCATCCTGAAAGACCCCTgctgtgctgtactgtgcttagccgtgtccgactctttgcaaccccacggactacacagtccgtggaattctccaggccagaatactggagtgggtagcctttcccttctccaggggatcttcccaacccagggattgaacccaggtctcccgcattgcaggcggattctttactgtctgaaccaccagagaaaccctgaaATGCCCTGACTACAGGTTAACTCCTCTATTGCTTGAGAGAAGGGATGGACTGGAAGGGTGGGGGCCCTAGGGGAGGAGTCAGGGTGGCTGCTGTGGTGGATGGGAGCAGCTGGGGAGATTTAGGGGCTTGAGACAGCAGCAGTGTACCAATGGTTTCAGAAGTCTGTTAATATCTTAAGCTATATGCCTGCACGCCAGCTGACTATCAGCCCTGGTCAGGGCGTAGCACTCTCATTGAGGAAAGGGATAaatcataaatgaatgaaaatgagtcTGCAACACATCAGTTAAATAATTAACTCGTCAAAAATGCCTAAGTAAGGAAGCGTTGAAGCCACTCTGGATCTCCTCATCACTCCCTCATGCTGTGGGAACAACTTACAGAGAGGCTGCCACCAAAACCACACACAGGGCTGCCCACCTCCTCTGGGGATGTAATGAGGGGTGAGACTCCATTATATCCAAATTGCTAAAAGCTGCGTTTGCCTGAAAGCCAGATTGGGGCAGGGCTCCaatctctgggatctaatgcctgatgatctgaggtagagctgatgtaataataatagagataataataatagaaatatacacaataataataacagaatgcacttgaatcatcctgaaaccatcccccatcccctggtccatggaaaaattgtcttccatgaaaccagtccctggtgccaaaaaggttggggaccacagCACTGGGGGTTTGCTCTTTGCTCTGACATTGCAGTTTCATTCAGtattaataataacagcaaccacttccatttattaagcatttactatgtgccaggctctggcaCACTCATTAGttcatttaattctcccaacaGCCCTAGGAGGTAGATGGTTTTATTACAcatattttatggatgaggaaactggagctAAGGAAGGAAGCTGAGTGGTTTGGATATGGTCATGTGCCTCAAAAGGGACAGAGATGTGATACACACCCAAGTGTATCTGATGCTTGCTTGGTCAGCAACTGAAGGCTCACTGCTTGGGGTCCAGCATCTCTCATTGACAGGAGTCCTTGCTGGATCAGGAAGCATGGTTATTTCTCAGCTTGACCCGGAAGTAAAATGGATGAAGCCAGCCTTGCCCTGACTATCCCAGGAGGCTTACGGGAGGTTGTGGGGCTGAGCAGGGCCAGGTCTGGACACCTGTGATCACAGCTCCTGAGACAGAGCCCCTCGTCCCAGCCCTGGTCCCAGCTGGCCCCTGTCAAAGCCACAATGGGAAGAATGTTTGGTGGTCCATTAGTCTTCCACTGATGGAGTGAATGACAGGGAGGAGGCCACTGGGAGgcaggggagaaaaagagagaagggaataGAATTATTCCCTCCCTGCACAAATGCCCAAAACATTTGGCTTCCCTGGGAGGGACATGCCATCCTTGTCGCAGAGGTAGGTGCAGCGTGGGGCAGGTGAAGAGAACACTGGATTCAGGAGCCAGCTGATGTGcctcttaccagctgtgtgaacAAAGGCAAGGCACGGCTCTGCAtgcctcagttgcctcatctgttaaatgggaatgATTAACCAGACTCTGCCAGCCTCATATTACAACATGCTCTGCGGACAGTGAGCTCTAGCGAGGGTGTCAGGGCTGGaggtctccttcctccctggggTCAAGGGCTTGATCTTTCACTTGGTAACCAGCGGGGAGACATCAAATGAGGAGCTTTGAAGTCTACTGCCAGACCTGGAGACATGAGCATAGAGACTTAACTCTCTTTCCACACTTTCTGGCTCTCCTTCACCCCTGCTGCTATCTGAGTGGGACCGTGTGTTTCAACTCTAAATAAATAACTGATCCCCGCCCTCCCTGGGGCGTGGGAGTGTCCTGTGAACTAGAAAAGTGAATATCATAACAAAGCGACTCACACAAATGTTTTGGTTTCtcagtgtatataaaagttaCGTTTATACCTTACTGTAGTCTATGAAGTGTGCAATAACattatgtgtaaaaaaaaaacaatgtatcgaccttcattttaaaatcttgctTAAAAATGCTaacccttgggacttccctgggaatctggtggttaaaactttgccttccaTTGCCGGGGGGttcctgttcaatccctggtcggtgaactaaaatcccacatgactGGAGGCCAaacaaccaaaacataaaaacagaagcaatgttgtaacagattgagtacatactttaaaaacacgtgcatgctaagtcgcttcagtcttgtccaactcttgggaccctatagaccgcagcccgccaggctcctctgtccatggggattcttcaggcaagaatactggagtgggttgccatgccctcctccaggggatcttcctgactcagggattgaacccacgtctcttgagtctcctgcattgacaggcagattctttaccactagcgccaccagggaagcccagacttttaaaatggtccacatgaaaaaaaaaaatcttaaaaaaaaaagtgctaatcATTATTGCTCAGTGAGTTGTGATCTTTTTGCAACAGTAACACTAAAGACCACTGATGACAGATCACCatgacaaatataataataatgaaaagtttgaaatattttgagaattaacaAAATATGACCCCAAGACACAAAgtaagcaaatgctgttggaaaaaagaGCACTGATAGACTTGCTTGAGGCAGGGTTGCCACCaactttcaatttgtaaaagaATGCAACATCAGTGAAGAACAATAAAGCTCAAGAGAACAAAGTGTGTCTGCTCCTGAAATGCCCAGAAGAGACAAATCCGTGGAGACAGAAGGAAGATGAGTAATTTACTCAGGTCAGACAGGCAGGTTTTAGAAGGAGTGATAGAAAAACGTTGCTGGGTTTCTTTCAGAggtgaggaaaatattttaaaattgattgtggttATGGTTGCACTtatctgaatatactaaaaactgcGGAATTGTACACTTCAGATGAGTGAATGGTatgatagtcgctcagttgtgtctgactctttgcgaccccatgcactgttgcccaccaggttcctctgtccatggagttttccaggaaagaatactggagcaggttgccatttcctactccaggagatcttcccagcccagggacggaacctgcatctcctgtatctgcaggcagattctttaccactagcaccacctgggaagccccgaatgGTATGATACgtgaattttatttcaaagctctaaaagaaaaaacccaacaaaTGTGTGATGGCTTCCCATCCTCCACCAGGGAGACACTTGTCTAATTTTCTGCCTCCACATCCTAGGGCTTACTATGTGCTGGGTGCTTTAGCACTTTGCATGGCTCATAGCCGTGTGctttaggcactcagtcatgtccgactctttgtgaccatttgggctgtagccccccaggctcctctgtccatgggatttttcaggcaagaatactggagtgggttgccatttccttctccaggggatcttcccgactcagggatcgaacctgcatcatccgtgtctcctgcattggaggccgattctttatcactgcgccaTTGGGAAAGCCCCTTGTGTGGCTCATACAACTCTATAATTTAGGTATTATGTTgacacccattttgcagatgggaataCTGAGGAGAATAGTGGTTtgagtgacttgcctgaggtcgcACAATACCTGGTGGTTTTGTCTAGTGTGGGCACTTCTTGCAATGTGTTGTAAGGATCTGTTTACAAATTTCTCCCCACTGGACAGGAGGCTtgtgggaattggtgatggtgTCTGGTTTAGCACTGTAttccctgccccaggcctggcaACCATCAGACCTGATTCAAGAACCCAAGATGGATGTAGAAATGCACCAGGGGTGGATTCAGTGGTCCCACAGCTGTGGGCCCAGGTTTCCTTTGACAATGGCAGGTTTTACCCAGCTCACACTCTGCCACCCCCACCAGAAGATGGATTTTAGCCACTGTTTTCTCCTGGACCCTTGTCTGCTTTCCCTCCCCAAAGCCAGTCTCCCCCACGGGGCTTCTCCCTGTAACCAAGAGCTTGTCCCTACCCAGAGCCACTGGCAGCAATCCCTGCGGCACGGCTCCGCCTCCAGCTGCCCCCAAGAGCCGCAGGCAGCACAGGAATTTCCTCAAaggccctgcccagccctggctcTTCTTCCCACGCCAATTCACCAATCGCTGGGACATGAGAATGTTGTCAGTTTCCCCCTAAAGCCCTGGCAGGTGGTGCTGGGGATTGGGGAAGGTGCCCTTGGCTGGAAACTGGGCCTCCATGAACTGGAGAGAGATGTATAAGGAAATAAGGATTTTCTCAGTGGACAGCGCGGCAGCAGGAAAGACCACAGCTCCTGGGGACTGGATGACGGATGACTCAACAGTGGAGTCCCTCCAGGGGCAAGCAGACAGTGTCTCCCCTCTCAGTGTACCATCCCCTGCTTCTAACCTCATTCTGAAAGTCATTCCCTGccagcctctctctctgtctgtctctctcaacTTCCTGAACCATGAAATTCACTTGCCAACAGCTACCAACATTTCCTGGGGCTCCTCTGCCAGTAGCCCGATCCCAACAGCTTGGATTGGAGACGATCGAAGGTTATGTACTCAAAACCCTACAAGACAAGCGTTGGAGACACAAAGACGAGCCCCCATGCCCCTCCCTGGCCAGGCCAGCCATGCCCTCTCATACACATGCGTTCCCATCTGTGGCCCagaccaccccctcccacccctgtggGAAGACAGATATTGAAATCAGTACAAAGGCGAAGCCCAGAGGGCCCCAGCAAGAAGTTCCCCCCAGAGGAGCAGCCCTGGGGGAGCTGGGCCCCGGGGCCCGCAGTCCATGGCAGGGAAGCTACTGCTCGCTCCTGGAAACAAGAGTTGCCAGAAGCTGTTAGAACACCCAGGAGGccctaggggtggggtggggtggggaagtgaTGCCTGGCTCCCCTCCTGAGAACACGGGGCCCTGAGACCCCATATTGGCTGCAATCTCTGCTGATTCACAGCCCCACTCAGGAATGACTCCTTGCGACAAAGTCCCCGACTCCTGCAAAGGCCAGACCCCCAAGTTGGCTGTCCTTTCTGGGCAGAATTTGGCTCCGGGCATCTCTCTGGGATCCCCTTCCCAGCAGGGATGTGTGCAAAGTCAAGCTGTGATGTCCAGGAGCGGAGATGAAGGAGGacaggaaactgaagctctgggGGCCCTGGACCCCTCTCCAAGGGGGAGTAATAGGCTGGCTAAGATGGGGAgtttcccctcccctgcccccggcACCCCAGCTCTTCTCTCAACACCCTAGGTAGGATGACTGGTGCCTGCCAGGGAAGCATGGCTGCTGACCAAAACCAGCCCCCACCCTGCGATGAAGAGCAGCACTTaccatgatggaaaagatgaGGGGCATGAGGTTGAGGGGCCAGACGGGGCAGAAGCAGGAGGCGATGGCAAGGATGAGATAATCTTTGGGAACTTCTCCGTCCTGGGCATAGGAGGTGGTGGCCGTGGAGGACGCCCGCCTGGAGCTGGCCCGGGAGGATGAGAGGGGGTGCAAGGCTTCCCGGTGCTCCTCGGATATCACCTTGAAGGGCAGGCTGTGGCCATTCTGCTCCAGGTCCAGAGGCCCTGAGAGGGACTTGGACGGCTTCAGGGACTTGTCATCCTGGCCCCCGACCTGCACaaggagcttctccatctccggCAGGTTCAGGGGTGAGGCAGTGCCTGGCTCCCGCGCCGCGGAAAACTGAGGCTGTCCGGGGTTGGCCATGCTGGCCTGGGCTTTGGGCTGCTCCAGCTCCAGGATGGGATGAGGGGCTTCCGAGGGACCTCAGCGCACCATTCCTTGGCCCGGACTGGAGGCCTACAGATCAGGGGCAGACTTGTCACCCAGGAGAGCCAGGGCCAGCCAGGGGGCTGGAAAGGTTGGCTTCTCCTGGCCAGCTGAACTCAGAGGCAGCGGCCAGCCTGCCGCCCCGTGGAGCTCCAGGAAGCTGGAGCCTTCAGCCCCATTCAAGTTTGAGGCCAACTTCGCTGGTGCTGCTGACAGCTCAGATGGGCGGGGAAGGAGCAGAAAGCAGCTTTAGGAGCGGAGAGGAGACTGCTCCTCTCCTGAGTGAGGCTTGGGCTAAGTcagggaggctgtgtgtgtgtgtgtgtgtgtgtgtgtacacaacacccagcctccctccctccctgccctcctcggAGATGCTTTTCAATTCACTTCTCCCCTGAGAACCGCCTGGCAGCATTCTGCctctgccccagcccagccctgcccagggtGGCTTGGACTAGCCTCTGGCTCCCACTGCGGACACAGAACCCCCTCCTCTGCACTGGGGGCTCTGGATGGGGGAGAAAGGCAAAGTGGGTCCAAACGGGTGTGCCTTCACCTGTCTCGGGAGACTGAGCCCTCGGCTCCTCTTCTCCTGGAACAGGCTCCCGCTTCTATCTGTTGTGAAACACTGAACTCTGGACCTATTGCATCCCACCTTGAACCTGACCTCCCCCAGCGCCAAGCCCCAGAGATGTCCAGACCAGAGCGGGGCTCTGAGGTCTGGAGGGAGGGGTAGAGTGAGTACTCGtggggcccctggaggaggattgTGTCTGCACCCTCTGAATGGGTGTCTGAGCAGCTCCCGAGGGGTGGTAGAGGGGCTGTTAGGGAGGAACGCTGGCCCTGTCTCATGGCCGTTAGGGCTTTTGTGAGGCGCTTTTAAAGAGCCAGCAAAGATCTTTCTGTTTCAGGAGCTCCTTAGGGCAGGTGCCAGCTTGAAGGGCCACGGTCTCGGCTGCTTGTCCCATCCTTCTTAGTTCTCTCACGTCTCCTCCCTCTGTTTCTGCCACCTTCTCTATTCTCTGCATCTCCTTCTACATCCC
Proteins encoded in this window:
- the TRARG1 gene encoding trafficking regulator of GLUT4 1 produces the protein MANPGQPQFSAAREPGTASPLNLPEMEKLLVQVGGQDDKSLKPSKSLSGPLDLEQNGHSLPFKVISEEHREALHPLSSSRASSRRASSTATTSYAQDGEVPKDYLILAIASCFCPVWPLNLMPLIFSIMSRSSVQQGDLDGARRLGRLAGTLSITFIIMGIIIIIVAVTVNFAVPKK